CCAACGAGGATGACTTCTGTACTATCTCGACGTATGCCTGGGTGGTTTTTCAGCCCTCCAATTAGAGATTCGGCAAAATCGTGAATGTTCAGGatgctttgctgctgccactttTTCCCCCAATCAGCTTTGTAGCCGAAAGAATGAATGCGCACATTCTCAAATCCAGGTTCAATCGGCAACCAGTCTTGTGGCCAGAAGGACCTTGGTATGCTTGAGCTGGACCATGTCTTCCTGCCATGTCCTCCAAGGCCGTGGATAAATATGATATCAGCCACAGCTCTATTAGGCGCCGGGTCATAGAGCGTGTTAAACCCAAGCGAGTCGGCCTCCTGGCCTTCTGCTTCGGACATATCCGTCTTGTCGCGGGCCACTTTGGCTTGTAGGCTTTTGATGCTCGCTGGAAGGGATGACATGGTTGTGTTCTTTTGGCGGCCACGATTAATAGGCCAGTTTCGCCATACAACCTCTTGCCGTTGCTTCGTCGAAGGCTGCTTTGTGATGTGGTAGTTCGAGAGAGGAGGCCTTCGGCCGTGGTTTTCGCCTCACCAGCGGTAACACCAGCGCAAACACCAGCGCACATATTAACATCCAATAAGAAACGCGACTAGGCGCTTACATGCGGTAACTCACGCAGCACAAATGCTAATCCAAGTGAAGATGTGGGCCAGCGCGGCCTTGGATGCTGCGGGGGTCTCTAGAAATTGTTAACGGAAGGCCTGGAAGTGAAATCCTTCTGCGCATGGCTATCTAGACATCAGCTAGTTTGGCCAGGTAATTTTCAAAAAATCGCATCAACCTAGTCATATCCAGCCGAATTGGTCAAGACCTGCTACGTTTTCTGACCCACTACGTTTTCTGCCGGTGATGCACCATATGGGTACCTCAAAATGGGAATGACTTTTAGACATggcctacctaggtatattGTGAGAAATTACTGCTGCGGAAGTCTAGCAAATCTTAGGGAAATTGTGCAAGTTCATACAAGTCCCCCGGGAACCAGGAGAACATGAGATGATTGAAGCCAAATGTACATACACATTTTTAGCCTATAGTCCATAGCCCATTTATCTAAGTACCTGTCGGTACTATTGATTGCGGCTCGGCCCGTAGCGATACGAACTAGACATAGTCAACTAAGTAATCTTGTTCGTAATAAGAAGCATCAACTGACTTCCAGTTTATGCTGTTTTTGTGTAAGGGTGGCAATTATACCCGTAATAGGAGTATTATGTGCGGCATGAATTATTTGAAAGTTTACATTTCTCTGATTGCTGCGTGATACACCATGTACTATCGTCTTCCAATATACAACTCCACTGTGTTGAGCCTTGTAATCTACTCTGTATAACCCTTAGGATACTTCTCGGAGAGTCTCTTGATTTCATCCATCACCCTAAGCCAAAGTTTCTCTTTAGCTCAGCTCTGTATCGAGTAAACAAATGTTCTGGTGATAAGCTTACATCTGTACAAATTCTTCCTTCTCTGGAAACAGTGCCGCTGCGTGTAAGTTAAATCTCCTATATCGAATGTATAAACGAGAATTTCTCCGAGCATTAATTGGATTGTGCCTTACAATGAATAGAGAGCGATGCGGTCGTCATAGTCGTCTTTTGGCTCAGCTTCGGGCATATGAGAACGATATGCTTGAAAATGCTCAAGTGTGAATTCGTTTCGTGTAGGAAGCCAGTTTCCTAACTCGTCTGTTCCCGATTCTCGTTAACTGCCACATAGAACAATGTTTTACACTTCTGTTCGTGAATCGCAGGACGTACACTCGTTATGCGCCCAGAAACTGGAAGGGTCATAGACGATGCCCCTCGTCGTAGGATCGTGGACTATTCCTGTGTTTCCACACCATAAATCTCCGTGCACCAACGAAGGCTTAATGCTTCGTCCCCCGCTTTCAAGTGGCCGCAAGAGCCTGGGGATAACTTTGTCAAAAAGCTGAGGCAGAAGTGCGTCGAGTTCAGTGCAAGGACCGGCCCTTTCTTCTCGGACGTTTAAAATGTGGCGCAGGCCATTTGTGAAAAACTCTTCCCAGCTATCGCACCAGGAATTATCCTGGGGGAGGTCGCCATTGTATGTTGTGCAATGAAATCCGAACTTGCCTTCGGGTGAAGAATGGTTGGAATGCAATCGAGCGAGACTCTCACAGAAAGAAACGGGCTCAGGTACGCCTTCACCAAAGTCGTAAAACTTGCAAATGTAGAAATGTGATTTTGGGTCATTCCTAAATGTTCCCCAGCCAATTGGCTTTGGACAAAAGCCGGGGACAACAGCGTGGATAGCTGATGTAGACTCGAACTCGCCCATTAGAGCCAGCTTGCCATGATGACCAACAGAGACCTGAATTCGGTTAGTAATTTGATCAGTTATAAAGTTCTTCAATCAAGTTACAGGCCTTCATGAAATAGCACTCCTCGCCTTGATTATTCTGAAGCACTGTAAGACGAAAGGCTTTCGCCCAAGCTGATTCATGGCGCAATGCTACTTCAAGCACCTCAGTAACATCTTGTGGGACTGATATAGCATCAAACAGGTCAATCAGAACATTGGTTACCACCAACAGGTTGAATTTCAGGACTAACCAGCAAGAACATTGGGATCCACATTCCAGTGGTCTCCAGCAGCGGCGTTGTCGCCAAGTGTGCTATTCATCTTTGGGCGAAGATGTTGAGCAGCAGAATGTTGAAGAAAGTGAACTCAAATGGTTCAAATGCTGTTTAACGTATACTCAAATGCCTTCAAACGATACAGCCAATAAGTCAGTTAGTTGAGAAGGCGTATAAATCGAATGCTGGACGTCCGAGGTTGTGAGTAGAAGCAAGAGTCTTCAATTGCCGCATACAATGTTGAGGAGGTCGAACAGGCCCCATTTATTTAGGTCGAAACACAGCATGGTTGGTTGGATACTTCTGTTGGACCTGCAATATAAACACTATTAAACCCCGTTATTGCAATGGAACTTGGCGTGCTCGGACCCCAAGCATCAATGAGGAGAGATGCAagttcttgatcttgatcttgatcttgatcttgatccTGCAAGGTAACCCGCCAAGCACATCAGTGTTTTCACCATGGATCTTCCAATCATCTTTCCTCTCAGCAGTGGCCGCAATGTTCCTGTAGTAGGACTAGGCACCTTCCGGGGCGACGAAGGAAACGCATTGGTGAAAGAAGCCGTTAAGAAAGCGTTACAGCTGGGATACCGGCACATCGACGGTGCCCGCGCATACGGAAACGAAAAGGAAATCGGACAAGCGATCAAGGAGAGTGGTATTCCTAGACATGAAATCTTTTTGACTACTAAGCTGTAAGTTACAAATCACTTCGGGCTGATATGGTCGTTCTTTGCTTAACGTATCTGATAGCGCGCAAACCTGGCATGAACCTGCCGACGTTCAGAAAGCATTGGAGCAGTCTCTGAAAGATTTGCAAATGGAATATGGTAATGTTTTCTTCTCAATTTCGTAATACAGCCAAGTCATACTTTAGCTAACGGTTGAGATAGTCGATCTATACTTGATGCACTGTACGTCGCAATCGAATTCCTTGCCGAATATCATAACAATGGACGGGGAGTGCTAATGTTACTAAGTCCCTCATGCTTACAAGGCTGGCGAAAATAACGGAACGATCAGACACCCAAGCGGCAACGGAAAGGTGAGATATCATGACATATGCTTATGGACTACGCGCAACGATAGGCTTACACAAGCCAGCCTGTCATTGACTACGACCTCTCCAGGAGATACCCGGAAACTTGGCAAGCAATGGAAAAATTAGTTGACTTGGGTCTAGCACGCTCGATTGGTAGGTATTGATCTTCCTGGTTTATTATTGATCTCACTAACCGCTATCAACGTAGGTCTTTCCAATTTTAACATTCTCAAGATCAAAAGAATAGTTGGTATTGCTAGAATCATGTCAGCAGTCAATCAGGTCGAACTTCATCCGTAGGGCATTGTCCCACAGAAAGTCAAGCCGGTATTTGAAGCTGATTACGGGCCGCTATAGGTATCTGCCCCAACAAGAGCTTTTTGAGTTTTCTTCCCGGCATAGCATTCTTCTTATGGCCCATCAGCCTCTGGGCGGACGCCCGGTTGAAGTAGTCCGTGGGTCCAATGCACCATCTCCTACAGAAGATTCCAAGGTACGCGACCAGAGACAGTAAACGTCTCAACGGGAAAATATTGACGTGAATTCTAGATAATCGATATTGCAGCCAGATACCAAATATCTCCGGCTCAGGTAAGTGCATATCAGTCCCCCAACTTTGTAATATCGGTCAACTAACAAGCAAAAAACTATCTAGGTCTGTTTATCTTGGGCAGTGCAAAAAGGAATTCCTGTCATACCCAAATCTGTGCAAGAAAGCCACCTGCAGCAAAATATTCAGCTTACAAGGCTCTCGGATGAAGACTTCTACACTGTAGACCAGCTATCTTCTGAGCGCGGCCCTGTCCGATTTCTTGACCCGAGCCGACATTTGGGCTTTGACAtctttgatgaagaaaacGATCAACCAGTGGCCAACGGCGCACCTTGGGACTGAAGAGAATTATCGATATAGCTGACACCCCAAGTTATATGTGATCAGACAGTGCTGTGCTCTGGAATATGCTTGGAGAATCACAATAGCAGCTAGCTCTACCAAAGAAGCCTCTTTAATGACAAATATTGCTCTTTAACTACGTTCATTTTATCCGATGTGCGTGTTCTGAATGATAATTCCTCTATAAGCATTCTCTATCCATGACTAACTACTCGAATTCTACTTTGAAGCGAACCTCTTTCGGCTCTGGTTGGATGGAAACATTTCTTGAAAAGCTTTTACCAAAGTGCCGTCCATGCTTGAGGTTTCCTTCCTGGTGGAAGTTTCGGCGAGAGGATTTGTTCGCAGCTTCATCCAATCCGAGCTTCCGACTACTTGTTACGTATCGATCGCCTTTCTCGGTCTTTGAAGTAGCGGTGCGTTTGGTGGCCTCCAACTTCTGTATGCTCTCTCGCTCGTATCCCGCTGTATAGTTCGTCAGCCCATACAGCCCAACAGGCTGAGGCTGTAGCGGGCCATAGAGCCATGTGACATCTTCGTCTTTTGACCTACAACTATGAGTAACATATAGTCCTCAGACATTCATAGTAAACTAACCAATTAATGTGAGTTGGTGAAATCGTAGGTAAACTGTGCCTAAATTTAGTCCAGGATCTCCACGCAGCGTTTTCTAGGCGAGCCGCATTTTCGTAGTTTGTCTTTTGCGATTGCACATGTCTCCAAGATTGGTGGaggtcttcttcttgccacACATGGGATAAATAGTCCACATGCCGCTCAGGTTGCATTTTAACACCACTGTCATCTTCTGTTCTGTCATAGGCAGCTAGAGGAGGGCTTTGTGGCCTACGTCGACTATCAGAGCCGACCACTCGACGTCGAGGTACATGTTCAGCTGCCTCAAGCCCGCTGCTATGCGCTATTGGCGTTGGTTGCAGTGTCTGGTCTGCATCTGAGATTTCTACAACAGAAAGTAACGGCGTGACTACACGTTGACTATATCGATAGTATGACAATGTGGGAAAAGAGCCTTGGAATAGGGACCGCATGCGTCGCTGTTGGATCTTCACCAGCAAAcagaaaatgccaaaacTCAACGCAACAAGGGTAATGAGGTTAAATGCCGAACTTATACGAGTATTAGAAGGCCAGGACGGCATTTGTCGACGAAGAACCGGTGGTGGCCCCAAAGAATCGGGCTGCAGATCACACCCAGTGGGCTCCCAGTCGAGCTTTCAAGCTCATGGTTAGCACTGTGCATGCTTTCTCAGCTTTATATGCGCTTACTGATTGACAGAACTCTATAAAATCCTTTTTGGCCGTCCATTTAGCTAGTTctgtggctttttttgcgtcTGCAGTACCGGTGAACGTCGGCCAGAGCGTCAAGATTgcgatgagaagaggagctgctACCAGGACATGGCTCCAGAAGCCCGCTTTCATGTTCTTCAAACTCGACACAGCTCTACATAAGGGTTCAACCCAAGCAGCAACTTTCAGTTGAGCAAATAAGAAACCCAGTGATAATATGTTGCGAGAAGGGTCCGAAGTAGTCCCTGGCATCGGTGCCTCTTGGCTTTGCGTTGcagcagtacatgtatgtgcttggctttggccgCCACCAGCGACTTCCGAAGACGAAGTTGTCGACATGATTCTGTCATACGTAGCTAAAGACGACAACTAGTTCCAATATTTGATGAGTTAGAGTTGCAGACAGGTTTCAACAAGCCGTGCTCATAGATCGCCGTCTCCAAATGGTGAGGCAGCCTTACGGACGGCCGCGCCCCACGTATAAATGCCTTGCCGTGCACAGCCATTCACTATTGGCTGCCTGGAGCGCATTTCGCTGCACTTCGCCTTGCCAGGGCTTTCTGCCTTGTCACTTCTATAATGGTGACGTTCGAAATTGGCATCGGAATTGACGCTGCTAAGCAGCTTGTATCGGTTACCCTTATCAAGAACAATATAGGTGTCCTACACTATCCTTAGGGTTGGAGCTGTGGCTGCATATTCACGATATTAGATTATGCTGCGGACCGAATATTTACGCCATGTTCAACCCATCTGAAACAACAATAGTCCAAAATCCTGCTTGTAGACATTAGCTACGTCAGCCGACCTCCAGTAGCCTACGCAACTATCAATATTTGGAATTGCATTCCCAATGCCATTGCCTATTCCATTTTACATCATTCTGAACTCGCAGTATATAGGCTTATGCTAAGAACATCCGGCTTACCGTTCATTGTAGGCTTTTAGCCTACAGGCTAAATGGATTGTCAACGCTTCAATTACCAATTACCCCAGACGCACTAAAGGAATACTGCTGTAGTGAGCTTTCTCCGCCCATGTCTGCGTTAGCGGCCCTGTTGTTTCCTCTACCACGTATTCATGTTGTGGCACTCATATTGTCGGCACCAGGCTAGATCATGCCATGTGATGACGATAACTACGTATCCGAGATGCTCTTTTAATACCCGAGGCGGGGGGAGATTGATGCTACACACAGCTCTCGGAACGTTTGTGCCGCCTGTTAGGTTGCTACCCTTGTATGCAATGCAATAAAGATGGATGATCACTCGTGGATGCGGAGTATTATACACAAGGTTGCTATTGGTCATATCCGATGCAGGTTCCAAGAAAGCCGCGGTTCTTACCAACAACTGGGATAAGGACTTACGATGATATTAGGCTATTTAATGTCGTCCAAGCATtcaaaagagagaggccCTTATATGTCACCTCCATAGCTGCTATATACCTATCACTTTTTCTTCGCCTGGGTGGCCAATCTGGGGTGAAAGTGAATTGTCAGTCTACTCGTGTAAACTGCACTTACAGCAGCTGATAGACTACAACATGCGGTTGATCGTCTTGATCTCGAACTTTGCTGTGGCGCTGAATGCTGCGTCGCTACATCCTAAATCCGACTTCAAATATCTTGTCACGTTTGGGGACAGCTACACCGATAACGGTCGGCTTAGCTACTATGGAGGCCATAATGATCAACCACCGCCCCCAGGAGTGATGC
This portion of the Trichoderma atroviride chromosome 6, complete sequence genome encodes:
- a CDS encoding uncharacterized protein (EggNog:ENOG41) yields the protein MNSTLGDNAAAGDHWNVDPNVLAVPQDVTEVLEVALRHESAWAKAFRLTVLQNNQGEECYFMKVSVGHHGKLALMGEFESTSAIHAVVPGFCPKPIGWGTFRNDPKSHFYICKFYDFGEGVPEPVSFCESLARLHSNHSSPEGKFGFHCTTYNGDLPQDNSWCDSWEEFFTNGLRHILNVREERAGPCTELDALLPQLFDKVIPRLLRPLESGGRSIKPSLVHGDLWCGNTGIVHDPTTRGIVYDPSSFWAHNEYELGNWLPTRNEFTLEHFQAYRSHMPEAEPKDDYDDRIALYSLRFNLHAAALFPEKEEFVQMVMDEIKRLSEKYPKGYTE
- a CDS encoding uncharacterized protein (EggNog:ENOG41) — encoded protein: MDLPIIFPLSSGRNVPVVGLGTFRGDEGNALVKEAVKKALQLGYRHIDGARAYGNEKEIGQAIKESGIPRHEIFLTTKLAQTWHEPADVQKALEQSLKDLQMEYVDLYLMHFPHAYKAGENNGTIRHPSGNGKPVIDYDLSRRYPETWQAMEKLVDLGLARSIGLSNFNILKIKRIVGIARIMSAVNQVELHPYLPQQELFEFSSRHSILLMAHQPLGGRPVEVVRGSNAPSPTEDSKIIDIAARYQISPAQVCLSWAVQKGIPVIPKSVQESHLQQNIQLTRLSDEDFYTVDQLSSERGPVRFLDPSRHLGFDIFDEENDQPVANGAPWD
- a CDS encoding uncharacterized protein (EggNog:ENOG41~TransMembrane:3 (o42-61i73-93o157-178i)); the protein is MSTTSSSEVAGGGQSQAHTCTAATQSQEAPMPGTTSDPSRNILSLGFLFAQLKVAAWVEPLCRAVSSLKNMKAGFWSHVLVAAPLLIAILTLWPTFTGTADAKKATELAKWTAKKDFIEFCQSLDWEPTGCDLQPDSLGPPPVLRRQMPSWPSNTRISSAFNLITLVALSFGIFCLLVKIQQRRMRSLFQGSFPTLSYYRYSQRVVTPLLSVVEISDADQTLQPTPIAHSSGLEAAEHVPRRRVVGSDSRRRPQSPPLAAYDRTEDDSGVKMQPERHVDYLSHVWQEEDLHQSWRHVQSQKTNYENAARLENAAWRSWTKFRHSLPTISPTHINWSKDEDVTWLYGPLQPQPVGLYGLTNYTAGYERESIQKLEATKRTATSKTEKGDRYVTSSRKLGLDEAANKSSRRNFHQEGNLKHGRHFGKSFSRNVSIQPEPKEVRFKVEFE